A segment of the Bacillus sp. es.034 genome:
CTCATTGGCTTAATGGCGTATTTCTGATCATCCACCTCTGAGAAATACATGTTTTCATGATAATGATCCCAGTGACCCGACTTCTCCCATAATTCCTGTTTCATCATGATGGGTGTCCTGATCTCCTGATAGCCTGCCTTCAAGTGCTCCTTTTTCCAAAATTCCTCCAGTTCATTCCGCAAGAGCATCCCCTTTGGTAAATAAAACGGCATTCCTGGTGCTTCTTCCATGGAGATGAATAATTCCAGCTCTTGACCCAATTTCCTGTGATTTCTTTTTTCCACCTCTGATTGAATAGACATGCCTTTTCCTCCTTAAAATTTTGTATATAAAAAAACCGCACCCATCCCTAACCAAGGGACGAATGCGGTCGTGGTACCACCCTAATTCCGAAGGCCCAAAAATCCAATTGGTCCTTCGCTCAAGTAAGATAACGGTTTTCCCGATCATGGATACTGTCATTTCCCCATAATAGCTCCAAGGTGGTAAATCATTTTCCTTTCTTCAGGGCTTGCAGCCTAATGACCCTGTTCTCTGATAAGAAAATGGAAATGATTCGTGTCCTCTTCATAGCGCACAGCTTCATTCAATTAAAAAAACCGCACTCATCCCTAACCAAGGGACGAGTGCGGTCGTGGTTCCACCCTAATTTCGAAGTATAAAATAAAATGCTTCGCTTAAGTAAGATAACGGTTTTCCCGATCATGGATACTGACTTCCCCATGATAGCTCCGAGGTGGTAAGACATTCAATCCTCTTCAGGGCTCTCAGCCGGTGACCCTGTTCTCTGATCAAGAAAATAGTGAATGAATCATGTCCTCTTCTTTGCTTTCGTATAGTATATTCTTAATTCTGATAAAAGTGTTATTGAAATTATATGGGAGTATTTTCTACCTGTCAAGTGTACATTATACAAAAATCAGTAAAATAATTCCAACAAGAACCAGACGGTAAATGGCAAATGGAATCAACTTGACTTTATTGATCACTTTTAAGAAAAAGCGGATCGATAAATAAGCAAACAGGAATGCGCTGATAAAACCGACAAGTAAAAAAGGCATGAATTCAGCATTAAAATACATCCAGTTCTTCATCAGGGACAGTACGCTTGCACCCAACATGATCGGTACAGCCATAATAAAGGTAAAATCAGACGCTGCACGGTAGCTTAATCCAAGCAATACACCACCTGATATGGTAGAACCGGACCTTGAAAAGCCCGGCCATAACGACAGACATTGTATCAGACCAATCAACAACGCCTTCTTGTGAGTGATCTCATCAACGGTCTCCACCGTCTGTACCTTTGGACGGAACACATCTGCAGCGATCATAAGGAACGCTCCGATGGCTAACCCTGCAAGGACCGTATTTAGTGAAAACAGATGTTCATCGATATAGTCTTCAAATAGTAACCCAAGGATGACGGCCGGGAGCAAGCCAACCAATATATGTGATAGCTTTAATTTTGATGTTCTTTTTCCTTTACGGGAATACATTCCCAGTAAATCCTTGAATCTGTCCCGGAACACTATGACTACCGCAAGAATGGATCCAAGTTGAATGACTACTTTAAACGTATTGGCAGGATACTTTCCCAATACTTCTTTGGATTTGATCCAAAGATCGTCCACCACGATCATATGGCCTGTAGAGGATACTGGAGCAAACTCCGTCAAACCTTCTACCATACCGAGAATAAATGCTTTAATCAGTATTACAAGTTCCATGTTCATGTTCTCCTCTAATGAAGATGATATTTTTTGCTGACTCGTTAGAAGGGTCATCAATCTAGATAATAGTACTACAAGGACATGAAGGCGACAATAAGTATTTATACATCACCCCGTGCAGAAAGAATAAAAAAACACAGAACCAGGAATATTCCCGATTCTGTGCATCTTACGTGGAGCCGTCAATGAATGTCTTTTTTCTTAAACCTTCCTCCTCTTACCTCTGCGATATCCGCTATCGCCAGAAACGCGGAGGGATCATGCTCAGCCACGATGTCCTTCAACTTTGCCTCCTCCAGTCGTGTGATGACACAGAATATGACCTTTTTGTCATCTCCTGAAAAGGCACCTTCCCCCTTTAAATATGTGACACCCCTGCCTAACCGATGAAGGAGTGCGTCTCCAATCTCTTCGTAATTCTCACTGATGATCCAAACGGATTTAGATTCATCCAGTCCTTTAATCGTAATATCTATAAGTTTAAATGCAACATAATAAGCGAGTAGAGAATACATAGCCCTATCCCAGCTGAAGACAAAGCCTGCACTGGCTAAAATGAAAAGATTCACGAACATGATGATTTCCCCAACAGAGAAAGGAAGCCTTTTACTTGATAGAATGGCGAGGATTTCAGTTCCGTCAAGGGAACCGCCGTACCTGATGACCATGCCTACCCCAATGCCGAGAACGATCCCTCCCAATAAGGATGCCAACAGAATATCTTGTGTAAAGGCTGCGACTGGATGTAGAAAGGTGGTAGAAATCGAGAGAACGATGATCCCATAAAGCGTAGAAAATGCGAAGGTTTTACCGATTTGTTTATAACCGATGAAGAAAAAGGGGATGTTCAAGATAAAGATAAAAAGTCCCAGCTTAATGCCCGTTATGTGTGAAAGCATGATGGAAACGCCTACAATCCCCCCATCGATGACCTGGTTGGGAACAAGGAAAATCTCAAGACCGACAGCCATGATCACAGCACCTACCGTGATCAGGAACGCCCTCTTCACCACTTCTTTCAATGGGATTTTCTTATGCATGACTTTCACCTGCTGCCGTTGATGCAAGACCTGTCCTTCGATCATCATCATTCCTCCTCATGGAATACTCTATCAGAACGGCCGAATCACCCTATGCACTTGGCAACACCCAACTATGTATCATACTCTTTTCATCCAATAAGCAAAAATAAAGCCTGTATTAAATATATATTCGATTCTCCCTATTAAAATACCTGCTTATAGAGAGGGACGGACCTCGGAATAAGTCACATTTACGATCTCAAACTCGCTTGTAACATGCTTCAACACTGCATTTCCTAATAATGATGGTTTAAAAATCCAAGCGATTTAGAGGTCCGTCCCTGAAATTTGACTAAAAGGGGGAAATGAAGTATTTTTAATATTTGTATGTCTTGTGTTATCAGACAGGGAGCACTTGGGGTTCCTTTAGTCAATTAGTTTTGGGGGCTTTTCTTTGATTACATTAATGAAAACTCTATTGGTCAATATTACGATATTATTATCTTTTACTTATAATGCAAATGTTCTATTTCCATTTAAAGAAAAACAGGATTCTATTTTCAAACATAAAATCACTTATGGGCTGGTTGGATCCTTTGGGGCCCTTCTGTGCATGTTGTATCCCATCGAAACGCTTGGAGCCACCCATTTTGATTTACGGATGATTGCGATCCTGATCTCAACCATATATGCAGGATTATTATCAGGTTCCATCGTGCTCGGGTGTGTCATCATCGTCAGATATTTAATCGGAGGTCCTTACGTTGCAGTGGGTATCGCCGTTTCAGTATTGGCTCTCGTGATGGGTATGATCTTTCGGAAGATGCTCTTGAAGACGCAATACAAATTTTTAGGAAGCACCCTTATCTTTTTAATCCACTCCATTTTATACATTACGATTATTAACGTCTATATTCCAATTTTGCATCTGCCTTTTTATATTATTTACTTTTCTGTCTTTTATTTTACCTTTCTCTCACTAGTGTTCATTATCGAACACCTGATACGTACGAATAAACAGATTGAAGAAATGGTATATCTTGATAAACTGAATATGGTTGGACAAATGGCGGCTTCGATTGCCCATGAGATCCGTAATCCCCTTGCAACAGTAAGAGAATTCATACAGCATCTAAGCGAGGATTCACAGGATAAGAGGTTAAAGAGGTACTCCCCCCTCATCCTTAATGAATTGGATCGAACGAACAAAATTATCACGGACTACTTGAGCGTAGCAAGGCCTAGCGGATTTCAACTGTCAAAGCTTAACATTGAAGATGTCATCGGGGATTGTGTGGATCTGTTAAGACCTTTTGCAGCTTACTCCAATACTTCCATCATTTTTCATGAGACCGGCTCCCATCATATTAGAGGTGATGAGGACCATTTGAAGCAAGCCATCATGAACGTTATTAAAAATGGAATCGAATCTATTGAGAGTCAAGGTGAAATTTCAATCACCCTAAAAGACGATCCCTTTTCTCGCTCTATCCATATCAGAATCTCAGATAACGGAAAAGGAATGACCCCGAATGAGTTAAAGAAAATCGGTTTACCCTTTTATACAACGAAAACAAAAGGAACGGGATTGGGAAGTATGGTGACAAACAAACTTATTCGTGAAATGGGCGGAATGATTGAATATGAAAGTGAAGTGAATAAAGGGACTGTTGTAAAAATCAAATTGCCACTACTTCCTTAAATATAAAAGAGCTTGAACCCAAGCTCTTTTCTTATGGTCTTTTTCACCCTTCCCCCGCAAACTGTGATAAACTGTTTTTATCAGTATTTTCCAACATTTTTTGAAAAAAGGAGTCGAACAATGAACAAAAGATGGACATTTCTATTTGTCATGGCTGTAATCGCTTCACTGAGTATTATTACGATCTTAAACAGACCGACGGAAAAAGACTTTGAAAAGTGGCTCCAGGAAGAATATATGATCGATTGCAATGAAGATTGTTCCATCATCGAAAAGAATAGTGTTAATGGAGATATAACAGAGAAGATAAAATTTGCTGATGAAAGAGGCACCTATTCCCCTGGACTGTTCACTTTACGTATAAGTAGACAGTATAAGAGCCTGGACGATCCTTTGCATATCATACATATCGATGTGATTGGTTTTAATGGTAGGTTTTATCCCCTACATTCTGACGATGAATTATAGAGTTTATTGTTTACATAATAAAATTATGATCATAACATATTGTCTTCACATTAAGAACCCCCCGGCGCTCACTTAAGCCGGGGGGTTCAATTGCTTTTCTATTCCAGAAATCTCAATAAATCTCCATACAGAATGTCATCTGACATCCTCAACTCTTTTCTAACCGTTTCCTTAAATGGATCGCATTGTGATTCACTGACAGGCTCCTCACTCTTTTTATTGTAGCAGACATTATCCTGGAAAATATACTTGTCTGTAATGAAATCCCCATCACGGAAAATTACGGGATGATCTTCATTCCGCGTGAATAGGCTATGACCAAATGAAAGGGCATTCTTTGGGTCTATGCCCATCAAATGCAGGACCGTCGCCCGGATATCGATTTCCCCTCCAATAGTGTCGATGGTTCTCGCTTTTTCCCCCGGAACATGTATAATCAGGGGGACCTGCTGAAGCTTGGCATGATTGACGGGAGTATCCTTCTGACCCAAAAGCTCAAATACCCCCGGTTCATATTTCTCGGAAATCCCATAATGATCCCCATAAAGGACCACTACCGTATTCTGATACATCCCATTTGCCTTCAGCTTTTCAAATAATGTTTTGATCGCTTCATCCTCGTAGCGAACCGTTGTGACATATCGGTTTACAACATCTTCATCCGTAGAAGCTGTATCGATGAATTGATCATCTTCTTCCAATAAAAAAGGGAAATGATTCGTCAGGGTTATAAGACGTGTATAAAAGGGCTGTGGGACCTTCTCAAGATATGACATTGTCTGCTCGAAAAAAGGAATATCCTTGATCCCATAATTGATTGAATTTTCTTCTGTTACCGTATAGTCTCTCTTTGAAAAATAGCGATCGTACCCCAAGGTCTCATACATCATTTCCCGGTTCCAAAATGTCCGATCGTTCCCATGAAAAACAGCTGCATAGTAATCTTTTTTCCTTTTTAGCATATGTGGAAGGCTGACGTAGGTATTATCCGGTTTTCTCACAAAAGCTGACCCGCTTGATAATGGGTACAGCCCGGTATCAATCATAAACTCGGCATCCGACGTTTTCCCTTGTGCCGTCTGGTCGTATATATTACTGAAGTAAAAGCTGTCCTTTATCAGGGAATTCAAAAATGGTGTGATTTCTTCTCCATTCACTTTCGTGTTGATAACGAAGTTCTGGGTAGATTCCATGCTGACTAAAATCAGGTTTTTCCCCTCAGCAACCCCAAATAAGTCAGAAGGGTCTTTCTTCTTTGCTTGAGTATACTGCATGGGACCCTTGGTGTCAGATTTGCTCGCAAGCAGATGGGAAAATGGGTTCGTTGCGGCAATTCCTATGTCATACATGTGATAATTATAAGGGCCAACGGATTTAACCATTTGTTCCCTATCGTAGGACTCGGCAAATAAATAGGGGGATTTCAATAATCCCAATCCAATGGAAAGCACCAATAATGAAAGACCAATGCCGATATAGGTCAACTTCCATCTGCGAGGCAAGATGTCAGAAGCCGCTCTGCCCCTCTTCAACATCCATCCTGCAATGATGATATCAGCCATTAAGAGGAGATCCCATGGGCTCATCAATTCAAACGTACTCGGTCCGATACCCCCTACATTCTTGAATTGAAAAAGAATGGGGACCGTTACGAAATCAGAATAGAATCGAAAGTAAAGAAGATCAGCATAAAGGAGACCGGTCGCAATCCCCATAAAAAGGACTACCAGTATCTTCTTGACCCTCTTAAAGAAAAAAAAGCTGAATCCGATAAATATCATAATGGAACCAACCGGATTCAATACTATGAGCAAAATGTCCAGAAAAGTATCTATGTGGAGGTTGAACCCTATTAGAGAGACCAAAACGGTTTTGATCCATAGAGAAAGCAGGGCAAACCCAACCAGTTTATGTGTCTTAAAACGCGTAAAGAAATCTTTCATCCTACTCATTTCACTACCTTTGTTCCAGTCATACTGTTATATTCCCTGATGAGTATTGTCATGGCATTCAAAACCTCTCGTTCATTGTGTTCACCCATGAGTGCCACCTGCACCCAATTCCTTTTGATCAAATATTCACTTTCATAGCTTAATAAGATACCCCTGCTTTTGCAGGCATCTCCGAATTGTCTACTACACTGTTCCCTATTTAGTGCAATGGTAATCACACCGGGGGAAGAATCTTCCCCCCCTAAGATATGAAAACCTTCATCAGCCAACATCCGCCTTACCTTCTTGGAGATTTTCAAGGTCTCATCATAGTCAATCAACTGAAGAGCTTCTTTTAAAGAGGCCAGTAGATTAGAAGAATGCGTATACGGAATACTTCTATTACAAGCATACATACCCACATCCAGATATCTGGGTATTGAATCACTTGGTTCGATTACTTCACGATGAAAGATCAGGGCAAGTCCTGGATACGAGCCAAGTCCTTTTCCGCTTACCGAGCTGGCGAGAAACACGTTATTAAAATCGACTGGAACCGTTCCGACCGAACTGCAGGCATCGATACAAAGTTCTACTTTGTATTTTTGACAGAGGGGAAGAATTTCTTCTACATTATATAAATAACCTGTTGAGGTCTCACAATGGACCGTCCACAGCCACTTAATATCGGGATCACATTGAAGGACGGTTTCGATTTCTTCCAGCGTAATATGTTCATTCCACTCCTTTTCGAGTGTATGATAGGTTAAATCGAATCGTTTACCATGATCCATCAATCTGCTGCCGAATTCTCCGTTTGAAAGAATCAGACCTTTACCCGGTAACTTTTTCAATTGAGCTGCCATCATATCATTTGCTAACGTTCCCGTTCCCACTGCCACCTGTACATGGTTCGTACCCGTCATATCACGTAAACCCTCTCTTACAACTTCCATTTCGTGAAGAAAGGAACTGCTTCTATGAGAAGTTGCGTCCCTTTTAAACGCGTCCTCCACCCTTGTATGACGCGGCACTGGACCTGGCAGAAAAGACTGGGTGGTTATTGCACCCGTTTTACGGACCATTAAGCGTTGAAACGCTTTTGTTGAATTCTCGAAGCTAGCACGGGTCAGATACATGGGTTGAAATCTTGCTTCCTCTTCTCCCACAAGTTCAGCAAACGGTAGAAATCCCATCCGCTTATAAAGTCTAAGCTGACGTACCGTGCCGGAAATCAGTGCCATAGTAAATCCATGCTCCAAACAATAGGACACGAGGCGGTCACATAATTGATAAAAGACCCTTGTACTTCTATACTCTTCTTTAACTGAAAGGAGCCTGATTTCACATGGGACGGCCTGAACAGGTAGATACTCATCCAGATTGTTCAGCTTTTGATCCAATGAAAAGGGCCGTTTGGACCTTACGGCAATCATCCCGACGACTTCCTTATCAGCTTTTGCGATTACATATGTATTCTCATCGTGAAATTTATCCACCAGTATATGATTTTCATTTTCTTCGTGCTGAGGGATTTCTTCTACGAAAGTTTGATAATTTAACGTGTATATTTGTTGAAATTCATCTTCTTCGCATGCAATTTTATATTCTAAAGGATTATTATTCATACTTGTACCTCCTATGTTTGGACGGAATGATGAAATGATCGGTTTTGGAACAATAGGACAGTTATAAATAGAGCCCCAAGGCCAGCAGATATAGTGAATGAACCTTCAATCACATAGGCGGTTATCGGGATGGTACCCATTGAAAGAAAACCTGAGAATGTATATCTCCTAATGATGATGTATAAACCGCCCATCATAATAGCGAAAACACCAATACTTAACGGACAGAGAAATAATGCTGAAGCCAAATAGGCTACAACCCCCTTCCCCCCATGAAATCCGAGTTGAATGGGGAACAGGTGCCCGATCATGATCAATATCGCACTTATGATCAAATAGCCCTCCCCATCCGTCAGTATAGAAGTGAAGGATAATGCCAGTATAACTTTGCCGGCGTCTATAACGATAGTCAGCAAAAACCCTTTCTTACCTGCCACTCTGCCTGCATTCGTTGCGCCTACATTGCCGCTTCCGATCTTACGAATATCCTT
Coding sequences within it:
- a CDS encoding undecaprenyl-diphosphate phosphatase → MELVILIKAFILGMVEGLTEFAPVSSTGHMIVVDDLWIKSKEVLGKYPANTFKVVIQLGSILAVVIVFRDRFKDLLGMYSRKGKRTSKLKLSHILVGLLPAVILGLLFEDYIDEHLFSLNTVLAGLAIGAFLMIAADVFRPKVQTVETVDEITHKKALLIGLIQCLSLWPGFSRSGSTISGGVLLGLSYRAASDFTFIMAVPIMLGASVLSLMKNWMYFNAEFMPFLLVGFISAFLFAYLSIRFFLKVINKVKLIPFAIYRLVLVGIILLIFV
- a CDS encoding YitT family protein; translation: MMIEGQVLHQRQQVKVMHKKIPLKEVVKRAFLITVGAVIMAVGLEIFLVPNQVIDGGIVGVSIMLSHITGIKLGLFIFILNIPFFFIGYKQIGKTFAFSTLYGIIVLSISTTFLHPVAAFTQDILLASLLGGIVLGIGVGMVIRYGGSLDGTEILAILSSKRLPFSVGEIIMFVNLFILASAGFVFSWDRAMYSLLAYYVAFKLIDITIKGLDESKSVWIISENYEEIGDALLHRLGRGVTYLKGEGAFSGDDKKVIFCVITRLEEAKLKDIVAEHDPSAFLAIADIAEVRGGRFKKKDIH
- a CDS encoding ATP-binding protein, whose product is MITLMKTLLVNITILLSFTYNANVLFPFKEKQDSIFKHKITYGLVGSFGALLCMLYPIETLGATHFDLRMIAILISTIYAGLLSGSIVLGCVIIVRYLIGGPYVAVGIAVSVLALVMGMIFRKMLLKTQYKFLGSTLIFLIHSILYITIINVYIPILHLPFYIIYFSVFYFTFLSLVFIIEHLIRTNKQIEEMVYLDKLNMVGQMAASIAHEIRNPLATVREFIQHLSEDSQDKRLKRYSPLILNELDRTNKIITDYLSVARPSGFQLSKLNIEDVIGDCVDLLRPFAAYSNTSIIFHETGSHHIRGDEDHLKQAIMNVIKNGIESIESQGEISITLKDDPFSRSIHIRISDNGKGMTPNELKKIGLPFYTTKTKGTGLGSMVTNKLIREMGGMIEYESEVNKGTVVKIKLPLLP
- a CDS encoding LTA synthase family protein, which codes for MSRMKDFFTRFKTHKLVGFALLSLWIKTVLVSLIGFNLHIDTFLDILLIVLNPVGSIMIFIGFSFFFFKRVKKILVVLFMGIATGLLYADLLYFRFYSDFVTVPILFQFKNVGGIGPSTFELMSPWDLLLMADIIIAGWMLKRGRAASDILPRRWKLTYIGIGLSLLVLSIGLGLLKSPYLFAESYDREQMVKSVGPYNYHMYDIGIAATNPFSHLLASKSDTKGPMQYTQAKKKDPSDLFGVAEGKNLILVSMESTQNFVINTKVNGEEITPFLNSLIKDSFYFSNIYDQTAQGKTSDAEFMIDTGLYPLSSGSAFVRKPDNTYVSLPHMLKRKKDYYAAVFHGNDRTFWNREMMYETLGYDRYFSKRDYTVTEENSINYGIKDIPFFEQTMSYLEKVPQPFYTRLITLTNHFPFLLEEDDQFIDTASTDEDVVNRYVTTVRYEDEAIKTLFEKLKANGMYQNTVVVLYGDHYGISEKYEPGVFELLGQKDTPVNHAKLQQVPLIIHVPGEKARTIDTIGGEIDIRATVLHLMGIDPKNALSFGHSLFTRNEDHPVIFRDGDFITDKYIFQDNVCYNKKSEEPVSESQCDPFKETVRKELRMSDDILYGDLLRFLE
- a CDS encoding aminotransferase class V-fold PLP-dependent enzyme — encoded protein: MNNNPLEYKIACEEDEFQQIYTLNYQTFVEEIPQHEENENHILVDKFHDENTYVIAKADKEVVGMIAVRSKRPFSLDQKLNNLDEYLPVQAVPCEIRLLSVKEEYRSTRVFYQLCDRLVSYCLEHGFTMALISGTVRQLRLYKRMGFLPFAELVGEEEARFQPMYLTRASFENSTKAFQRLMVRKTGAITTQSFLPGPVPRHTRVEDAFKRDATSHRSSSFLHEMEVVREGLRDMTGTNHVQVAVGTGTLANDMMAAQLKKLPGKGLILSNGEFGSRLMDHGKRFDLTYHTLEKEWNEHITLEEIETVLQCDPDIKWLWTVHCETSTGYLYNVEEILPLCQKYKVELCIDACSSVGTVPVDFNNVFLASSVSGKGLGSYPGLALIFHREVIEPSDSIPRYLDVGMYACNRSIPYTHSSNLLASLKEALQLIDYDETLKISKKVRRMLADEGFHILGGEDSSPGVITIALNREQCSRQFGDACKSRGILLSYESEYLIKRNWVQVALMGEHNEREVLNAMTILIREYNSMTGTKVVK
- a CDS encoding glycerol-3-phosphate acyltransferase; this encodes MSQLFILSVIVLVSYGLGSITGAYYIVKWFTGKDIRKIGSGNVGATNAGRVAGKKGFLLTIVIDAGKVILALSFTSILTDGEGYLIISAILIMIGHLFPIQLGFHGGKGVVAYLASALFLCPLSIGVFAIMMGGLYIIIRRYTFSGFLSMGTIPITAYVIEGSFTISAGLGALFITVLLFQNRSFHHSVQT